The following are encoded in a window of Nomia melanderi isolate GNS246 chromosome 6, iyNomMela1, whole genome shotgun sequence genomic DNA:
- the fat-spondin gene encoding extracellular matrix protein f-spondin — MLFLTVAACLVITVQAGCPMRPTAEQTTATRTAGDGGYRILVSGEADKYIPNAVYTISLQGSRTHERLQQFTRFTVSVHSQHAPNNPAARVGYFQLFPDSLATFNEDCVNTFSEASDLPKTEIQAMWRAPPKGSGCVIFTAMVLENNVRWYAEDGSLTKTFCEMSPKELEDLDGDKCCACDEAKYSLTMEGIWSNVTHPKQFPFSAWLTHFSDVIGASHVPSFSFWGKDHIATDGFRQLAEWGSASGVEAELRLNANKLRTLIKSAGLWYPNVNSNTTTSFRVDKNHPLVSVASMLGPSPDWVVGVSKLNLCRKDCTWTKSEIIDLYPWDAGTDNGITYMSPNSETKPREKMKPITTLYPEDPRSPFYDPTGRPMLPLARLYLNREKLIPRGCDEEALQQQLTQLEVAENTEDTSRPECQTTEYTAWSPCSVTCGKGLRMRTRTYLMPEKAAMLQCNRQLVSKEMCVASVAECQGEEEAEGDVEVGLPVSNDALCRTTDWGEWSECSSTCGIGMRLRRRRFFNNMARKRCPQSLVEKTECTGPPCPAGAEEQIDPTCKVTDWSDWSPCSASCGKGVKLRTRLLMVDPSEQQRCSSKVEMLQQRPCLEQADCTFDMATAKVVCMEEADPGPCRGYFQRWSFVPQKLMCVPFVYGGCRGNRNNFLTADECINTCGIVRAILNGEPLNATSLQQPSTPVDCQVSNWSPWTSCSVTCGSGRVTSFRTVLQDPQNGGRPCPKKLQRRSRCQLAPCE, encoded by the exons ATGTTGTTCCTGACCGTGGCGGCGTGCCTGGTCATCACGGTGCAGGCCGGATGTCCCATGAGGCCCACCGCGGAACAAACTACAGCGACGAGGACCGCGGGCGACGGCGGCTACAGGATTCTCGTTAGCGGAGAAGCGGACAAGTATATCCCCAACGCTGTTTACACAATCAGTTTGCAAG GCTCGAGAACGCACGAGAGGCTGCAACAGTTTACCCGCTTCACGGTATCCGTTCACTCCCAGCATGCGCCGAACAATCCCGCCGCACGGGTCGGCTACTTTCAATTATTCCCGGACTCGCTGGCCACCTTCAACGAGGATTGCGTGAACACCTTCTCGGAAGCGTCGGATCTCCCGAAAACTGAG ATCCAAGCGATGTGGAGGGCACCGCCGAAGGGCTCGGGATGCGTTATCTTTACGGCGATGGTCCTGGAGAATAACGTGCGATGGTACGCCGAGGACGGCAGCTTAACGAAAACCTTCTGCGAGATGAGCCCGAAAGAGCTGGAGGACCTCGACGGTGACAAGTGCTGCGCCTGCGACGAGGCCAAGTATTCG TTAACTATGGAGGGAATCTGGTCGAACGTGACCCACCCGAAGCAGTTCCCGTTCTCCGCCTGGTTGACCCACTTCAGCGATGTGATCGGCGCGTCCCACGTTCCTAGCTTCTCCTTCTGGGGCAAGGACCACATCGCCACCGACGGCTTCCGGCAACTGGCCGAGTGGGGCTCCGCGTCGGGGGTGGAGGCGGAGCTGAGGCTCAACGCGAACAAACTGAGGACGCTGATTAAGTCCGCCGGCCTTTGGTACCCGAACGTAAACAGCAACACGACCACCAGTTTCAG AGTAGACAAAAACCACCCCTTGGTCTCGGTGGCGTCCATGCTGGGTCCTTCCCCCGATTGGGTGGTCGGCGTCAGCAAGCTGAATCTCTGCAGGAAAGACTGCACCTGGACAAAAAGCGAGATCATCGACCTGTATCCATGGGACGCTGGTACCGACAATGGGATAACCTACATGTCGCCGAATTCCGAGACGAAGCCACGGGAGAAAATGAAGCCGATCACCACTTTGTACCCCGAAGATCCTAGATCACCTTTCTACGATCCTACTGGTAGACCCATGCTACCTCTGGCTAGGTTGTATTTGAACAGGGAGAAGCTGATCCCACGTGGTTGCGACGAAGAGGCTCTTCAACAACAACTGACGCAATTGGAAGTCGCTGAAAATACCGAAGACACTTCTAGAC CTGAATGCCAGACGACGGAGTACACGGCCTGGTCACCCTGCTCGGTGACATGCGGCAAAGGATTGAGGATGAGGACCAGAACCTATTTGATGCCGGAGAAGGCGGCCATGTTGCAGTGCAATAGGCAGCTGGTTTCGAAGGAGATGTGCGTTGCATCGGTCGCAGAATGTCA AGGCGAAGAAGAGGCGGAAGGTGACGTGGAGGTAGGATTGCCAGTCAGTAACGACGCGCTGTGCAGAACTACCGACTGGGGCGAGTGGTCCGAGTGCTCATCGACCTGCGGCATCGGGATGAGGTTGAGAAGGAGAAGGTTCTTCAATAATATGGCTCGTAAACGATGTCCTCAGTCGCTCGTCGAGAAGACGGAATGTACGGGGCCACCGTGTCCGGCCGGCGCCGAGGAACAAATTGATCCTACGTGCAAG GTGACAGACTGGTCCGACTGGTCGCCCTGCAGCGCATCCTGCGGGAAGGGGGTGAAATTGAGGACCAGGTTACTAATGGTCGACCCTTCGGAGCAACAACGGTGCTCCTCCAAGGTGGAGATGCTGCAACAGAGACCTTGTTTGGAGCAGGCCGACTGTACGTTCGACATGGCCACAGCGAAAG TGGTCTGTATGGAGGAAGCAGATCCCGGTCCCTGCAGAGGCTACTTCCAAAGATGGTCGTTCGTTCCTCAGAAGTTGATGTGCGTGCCATTCGTCTACGGCGGCTGTCGCGGCAACAGGAACAACTTCTTGACTGCCGACGAGTGCATCAACACTTGCGGCATT GTACGAGCGATTTTAAACGGAGAGCCACTGAACGCTACCAGCCTTCAGCAACCGTCGACACCAGTCGACTGCCAGGTGTCCAATTGGTCGCCTTGGACATCCTGCAGCGTCACTTGCGG
- the LOC116430205 gene encoding uncharacterized protein KIAA0930 homolog isoform X4 has translation MATLAGSSSSGLARPATMLEQLLEEINFQRTKELRQMLKDDSGFVVLQGTTYWTDLFVRHFLFQAEHTIDGDDLLFFVRKKHVKTSSRYLPKFETEVDVFRKDSKKLPIGDPDIDWEETVYLNLVVHQFDYTLTLAICTRTSPKELQVLRRHSQKVYASPSRRRMDAKGDLEEMTYPHICFMVDNFDEVFCDILVRDGEMVCVELVASDREGAIQGVIFLGSIRYDALKKVYDARSSLSTKMAQRMTFGLFSGAASQRIEFVRMKGPRGKGHAEMAVTKPKGSGAETPTSEPGYCATDSLWDADWDDAEELFMYRHQRRLSDPSANLNNFVRGGWRTKPDTAATKARSENEGLDSMANGLSEIEAGDVRDAYD, from the exons ATGGCCACTCTCGCGGGCAGCTCGTCCTCTGGCCTAGCCAGGCCGGCGACCATGTTGGAGCAGTTGCTTGAGGAGATCAACTTCCAGAGGACCAAGGAGCTCAGGCAGATGCTCAAGGATG ACTCTGGCTTCGTGGTACTCCAAGGTACAACATACTGGACGGACCTGTTCGTCCGGCACTTCCTTTTCCAAGCGGAACACACGATCGACGGCGACGACCTGCTCTTCTTTGTCCGCAAGAAACACGTGAAGACCTCGTCCAGGTATCTGCCGAAGTTCGAGACGGAGGTGGACGTGTTCCGTAAGGACAGCAAGAAACTGCCGATCGGCGATCCCGACATCGATTGGGAGGAAACCGTGTACCTGAACCTGGTCGTACATCAGTTCGACTACACGCTCACGTTAGCGATCTGCACAAGAACAAGCCCCAAGGAATTGCAA GTTCTACGGAGACACTCGCAAAAGGTGTACGCGAGCCCGAGTCGCCGGCGCATGGATGCCAAGGGTGATCTCGAGGAGATGACCTACCCGCACATCTGCTTCATGGTGGACAATTTCGACGAAGTTTTCTGTGATATTCTAGTCAGGGACGGTGAGATGGTGTGCGTGGAGCTGGTCGCGTCCGACAGAGAGGGCGCCATTCAGGGTGTGATCTTCCTCGGCTCTATCCGGTACGACGCGCTCAAGAAAGTATACGACGCGAGG TCTAGCTTGAGTACCAAGATGGCGCAACGCATGACCTTCGGCCTGTTTTCCGGCGCGGCTTCGCAGAGAATAGAGTTTGTTCGGATGAAAGGACCTCGTG GCAAGGGACACGCAGAAATGGCTGTGACGAAGCCGAAAGGGTCAGGCGCTGAGACCCCGACCTCCGAACCCGGTTACTGCGCGACAGACTCGCTCTGGGACGCGGACTGGGACGACGCCGAGGAATTGTTCATGTACCGACACCAACGAAGGCTCTCGGACCCCAGCGCTAATCTGAACAATTTCGTTCGCGGTGGTTGGAGGACGAAGCCCGACACGGCGGCGACGAAGGCCAGATCGGAGAACGAGGGTCTGGACTCGATGGCGAACGGGCTGAGCGAGATCGAGGCTGGGGACGTTCGTGACG CATACGATTAG
- the LOC116430205 gene encoding uncharacterized protein LOC116430205 isoform X1 has product MATLAGSSSSGLARPATMLEQLLEEINFQRTKELRQMLKDDSGFVVLQGTTYWTDLFVRHFLFQAEHTIDGDDLLFFVRKKHVKTSSRYLPKFETEVDVFRKDSKKLPIGDPDIDWEETVYLNLVVHQFDYTLTLAICTRTSPKELQVLRRHSQKVYASPSRRRMDAKGDLEEMTYPHICFMVDNFDEVFCDILVRDGEMVCVELVASDREGAIQGVIFLGSIRYDALKKVYDARSSLSTKMAQRMTFGLFSGAASQRIEFVRMKGPRGKGHAEMAVTKPKGSGAETPTSEPGYCATDSLWDADWDDAEELFMYRHQRRLSDPSANLNNFVRGGWRTKPDTAATKARSENEGLDSMANGLSEIEAGDVRDADPQDSSWGGGGSPGNHRSPRARRRRSPLLPGKQQRPKQKQRNSWERTGNENSPSRKEAYHETHGLQNHQHNHIEVGSEILVPAAACLTDDNVRQKLDAGAIMVHGKEELPLGYEDEQDNNRKRRPYSTGQINHERINNLENDEEQRRLSDDEVFRSRRPDGRRRLRSAGSDHEEYYTARNKNKNEEQLKDKNANARVARGNLTTHRQSATLPRRRRRRALSGSFAGNPLPPHRVTPDGTAIYYWCELPRRPGSQELDDGAYNPLWTMRGFTQTFHFWKETRRAQSVPLNAFLTYITLPWWSIAKDILDHREGPILTF; this is encoded by the exons ATGGCCACTCTCGCGGGCAGCTCGTCCTCTGGCCTAGCCAGGCCGGCGACCATGTTGGAGCAGTTGCTTGAGGAGATCAACTTCCAGAGGACCAAGGAGCTCAGGCAGATGCTCAAGGATG ACTCTGGCTTCGTGGTACTCCAAGGTACAACATACTGGACGGACCTGTTCGTCCGGCACTTCCTTTTCCAAGCGGAACACACGATCGACGGCGACGACCTGCTCTTCTTTGTCCGCAAGAAACACGTGAAGACCTCGTCCAGGTATCTGCCGAAGTTCGAGACGGAGGTGGACGTGTTCCGTAAGGACAGCAAGAAACTGCCGATCGGCGATCCCGACATCGATTGGGAGGAAACCGTGTACCTGAACCTGGTCGTACATCAGTTCGACTACACGCTCACGTTAGCGATCTGCACAAGAACAAGCCCCAAGGAATTGCAA GTTCTACGGAGACACTCGCAAAAGGTGTACGCGAGCCCGAGTCGCCGGCGCATGGATGCCAAGGGTGATCTCGAGGAGATGACCTACCCGCACATCTGCTTCATGGTGGACAATTTCGACGAAGTTTTCTGTGATATTCTAGTCAGGGACGGTGAGATGGTGTGCGTGGAGCTGGTCGCGTCCGACAGAGAGGGCGCCATTCAGGGTGTGATCTTCCTCGGCTCTATCCGGTACGACGCGCTCAAGAAAGTATACGACGCGAGG TCTAGCTTGAGTACCAAGATGGCGCAACGCATGACCTTCGGCCTGTTTTCCGGCGCGGCTTCGCAGAGAATAGAGTTTGTTCGGATGAAAGGACCTCGTG GCAAGGGACACGCAGAAATGGCTGTGACGAAGCCGAAAGGGTCAGGCGCTGAGACCCCGACCTCCGAACCCGGTTACTGCGCGACAGACTCGCTCTGGGACGCGGACTGGGACGACGCCGAGGAATTGTTCATGTACCGACACCAACGAAGGCTCTCGGACCCCAGCGCTAATCTGAACAATTTCGTTCGCGGTGGTTGGAGGACGAAGCCCGACACGGCGGCGACGAAGGCCAGATCGGAGAACGAGGGTCTGGACTCGATGGCGAACGGGCTGAGCGAGATCGAGGCTGGGGACGTTCGTGACG CCGACCCACAGGATAGCAGCTGGGGCGGCGGGGGCTCACCGGGAAATCACAGGAGTCCTCGCGCCAGACGACGAAGATCCCCGCTTCTGCCCGGCAAGCAACAACGTCCGAAGCAAAAGCAACGTAACTCGTGGGAACGGACCGGCAACGAGAACTCGCCGAGCCGCAAGGAGGCCTATCACGAAACACACG GCCTCCAGAACCACCAGCACAACCATATCGAGGTCGGTAGCGAGATACTGGTGCCGGCCGCGGCCTGCCTCACCGACGACAACGTCCGCCAGAAGCTGGACGCGGGCGCCATAATGGTCCACGGCAAGGAGGAACTGCCGTTGGGATACGAGGACGAGCAGGACAATAACAGGAAGCGCAGGCCGTACAGCACCGGGCAGATCAATCACGAGCGGATCAACAACCTCGAGAACGACGAGGAGCAACGCCGTCTCAGCGACGACGAGGTGTTCAGGTCCAGGCGGCCGGACGGCCGGCGGCGGCTCCGCTCTGCCGGCTCCGACCACGAGGAATACTACACGGCCAGGAACAAGAACAAAAACGAGGAGCAGTTGAAAGATAAAAACGCGAACGCGCGGGTCGCGCGCGGCAACCTGACCACGCACAGGCAGAGCGCCACCCTGCCCAGGCGGAGGCGAAGACGCGCGTTGTCCGGCAGCTTCGCTGGCAACCCGCTGCCGCCGCACCGCGTCACGCCAGACGGCACAGCGATCTACTATTGGTGCGAGCTCCCGCGCCGCCCCGGCTCACAGG AGCTGGACGACGGCGCTTATAACCCGCTGTGGACGATGAGAGGATTCACTCAGACGTTCCACTTCTGGAAAGAGACCAGGCGGGCACAGTCCGTTCCCCTCAATGCATTTCTCACCTACATCACGTTGCCCTGGTGGAGCATTGCCAAAG ATATTCTTGATCATCGAGAAGGACCTATCCTGACGTTCTAG
- the LOC116430205 gene encoding uncharacterized protein KIAA0930 homolog isoform X2, which produces MATLAGSSSSGLARPATMLEQLLEEINFQRTKELRQMLKDDSGFVVLQGTTYWTDLFVRHFLFQAEHTIDGDDLLFFVRKKHVKTSSRYLPKFETEVDVFRKDSKKLPIGDPDIDWEETVYLNLVVHQFDYTLTLAICTRTSPKELQVLRRHSQKVYASPSRRRMDAKGDLEEMTYPHICFMVDNFDEVFCDILVRDGEMVCVELVASDREGAIQGVIFLGSIRYDALKKVYDARSSLSTKMAQRMTFGLFSGAASQRIEFVRMKGPRGKGHAEMAVTKPKGSGAETPTSEPGYCATDSLWDADWDDAEELFMYRHQRRLSDPSANLNNFVRGGWRTKPDTAATKARSENEGLDSMANGLSEIEAGDVRDELDDGAYNPLWTMRGFTQTFHFWKETRRAQSVPLNAFLTYITLPWWSIAKDILDHREGPILTF; this is translated from the exons ATGGCCACTCTCGCGGGCAGCTCGTCCTCTGGCCTAGCCAGGCCGGCGACCATGTTGGAGCAGTTGCTTGAGGAGATCAACTTCCAGAGGACCAAGGAGCTCAGGCAGATGCTCAAGGATG ACTCTGGCTTCGTGGTACTCCAAGGTACAACATACTGGACGGACCTGTTCGTCCGGCACTTCCTTTTCCAAGCGGAACACACGATCGACGGCGACGACCTGCTCTTCTTTGTCCGCAAGAAACACGTGAAGACCTCGTCCAGGTATCTGCCGAAGTTCGAGACGGAGGTGGACGTGTTCCGTAAGGACAGCAAGAAACTGCCGATCGGCGATCCCGACATCGATTGGGAGGAAACCGTGTACCTGAACCTGGTCGTACATCAGTTCGACTACACGCTCACGTTAGCGATCTGCACAAGAACAAGCCCCAAGGAATTGCAA GTTCTACGGAGACACTCGCAAAAGGTGTACGCGAGCCCGAGTCGCCGGCGCATGGATGCCAAGGGTGATCTCGAGGAGATGACCTACCCGCACATCTGCTTCATGGTGGACAATTTCGACGAAGTTTTCTGTGATATTCTAGTCAGGGACGGTGAGATGGTGTGCGTGGAGCTGGTCGCGTCCGACAGAGAGGGCGCCATTCAGGGTGTGATCTTCCTCGGCTCTATCCGGTACGACGCGCTCAAGAAAGTATACGACGCGAGG TCTAGCTTGAGTACCAAGATGGCGCAACGCATGACCTTCGGCCTGTTTTCCGGCGCGGCTTCGCAGAGAATAGAGTTTGTTCGGATGAAAGGACCTCGTG GCAAGGGACACGCAGAAATGGCTGTGACGAAGCCGAAAGGGTCAGGCGCTGAGACCCCGACCTCCGAACCCGGTTACTGCGCGACAGACTCGCTCTGGGACGCGGACTGGGACGACGCCGAGGAATTGTTCATGTACCGACACCAACGAAGGCTCTCGGACCCCAGCGCTAATCTGAACAATTTCGTTCGCGGTGGTTGGAGGACGAAGCCCGACACGGCGGCGACGAAGGCCAGATCGGAGAACGAGGGTCTGGACTCGATGGCGAACGGGCTGAGCGAGATCGAGGCTGGGGACGTTCGTGACG AGCTGGACGACGGCGCTTATAACCCGCTGTGGACGATGAGAGGATTCACTCAGACGTTCCACTTCTGGAAAGAGACCAGGCGGGCACAGTCCGTTCCCCTCAATGCATTTCTCACCTACATCACGTTGCCCTGGTGGAGCATTGCCAAAG ATATTCTTGATCATCGAGAAGGACCTATCCTGACGTTCTAG
- the LOC116430205 gene encoding uncharacterized protein LOC116430205 isoform X3, producing the protein MAVTKPKGSGAETPTSEPGYCATDSLWDADWDDAEELFMYRHQRRLSDPSANLNNFVRGGWRTKPDTAATKARSENEGLDSMANGLSEIEAGDVRDADPQDSSWGGGGSPGNHRSPRARRRRSPLLPGKQQRPKQKQRNSWERTGNENSPSRKEAYHETHGLQNHQHNHIEVGSEILVPAAACLTDDNVRQKLDAGAIMVHGKEELPLGYEDEQDNNRKRRPYSTGQINHERINNLENDEEQRRLSDDEVFRSRRPDGRRRLRSAGSDHEEYYTARNKNKNEEQLKDKNANARVARGNLTTHRQSATLPRRRRRRALSGSFAGNPLPPHRVTPDGTAIYYWCELPRRPGSQELDDGAYNPLWTMRGFTQTFHFWKETRRAQSVPLNAFLTYITLPWWSIAKDILDHREGPILTF; encoded by the exons ATGGCTGTGACGAAGCCGAAAGGGTCAGGCGCTGAGACCCCGACCTCCGAACCCGGTTACTGCGCGACAGACTCGCTCTGGGACGCGGACTGGGACGACGCCGAGGAATTGTTCATGTACCGACACCAACGAAGGCTCTCGGACCCCAGCGCTAATCTGAACAATTTCGTTCGCGGTGGTTGGAGGACGAAGCCCGACACGGCGGCGACGAAGGCCAGATCGGAGAACGAGGGTCTGGACTCGATGGCGAACGGGCTGAGCGAGATCGAGGCTGGGGACGTTCGTGACG CCGACCCACAGGATAGCAGCTGGGGCGGCGGGGGCTCACCGGGAAATCACAGGAGTCCTCGCGCCAGACGACGAAGATCCCCGCTTCTGCCCGGCAAGCAACAACGTCCGAAGCAAAAGCAACGTAACTCGTGGGAACGGACCGGCAACGAGAACTCGCCGAGCCGCAAGGAGGCCTATCACGAAACACACG GCCTCCAGAACCACCAGCACAACCATATCGAGGTCGGTAGCGAGATACTGGTGCCGGCCGCGGCCTGCCTCACCGACGACAACGTCCGCCAGAAGCTGGACGCGGGCGCCATAATGGTCCACGGCAAGGAGGAACTGCCGTTGGGATACGAGGACGAGCAGGACAATAACAGGAAGCGCAGGCCGTACAGCACCGGGCAGATCAATCACGAGCGGATCAACAACCTCGAGAACGACGAGGAGCAACGCCGTCTCAGCGACGACGAGGTGTTCAGGTCCAGGCGGCCGGACGGCCGGCGGCGGCTCCGCTCTGCCGGCTCCGACCACGAGGAATACTACACGGCCAGGAACAAGAACAAAAACGAGGAGCAGTTGAAAGATAAAAACGCGAACGCGCGGGTCGCGCGCGGCAACCTGACCACGCACAGGCAGAGCGCCACCCTGCCCAGGCGGAGGCGAAGACGCGCGTTGTCCGGCAGCTTCGCTGGCAACCCGCTGCCGCCGCACCGCGTCACGCCAGACGGCACAGCGATCTACTATTGGTGCGAGCTCCCGCGCCGCCCCGGCTCACAGG AGCTGGACGACGGCGCTTATAACCCGCTGTGGACGATGAGAGGATTCACTCAGACGTTCCACTTCTGGAAAGAGACCAGGCGGGCACAGTCCGTTCCCCTCAATGCATTTCTCACCTACATCACGTTGCCCTGGTGGAGCATTGCCAAAG ATATTCTTGATCATCGAGAAGGACCTATCCTGACGTTCTAG
- the LOC116430150 gene encoding uncharacterized protein LOC116430150, which yields MQLLAFVVLALTSSTVRAIQIIEKYPHSEESDAETDSIECTRDTWTDVNKARHLAKCRPRERLITLRPDPGYDLYPSMILVNRCHGACHHTLECLPIKTKKKEVIVYKTKIDYYKQQGFTCDVVYVEEHTECRCGCKVMKRHCKENQVYNEQNCSCECKDEKAMRDCNNQENMMWDKRECKCSCTKEVEECSTGLEWVPSLCRCAKVMPYWMENSMNYT from the exons atgcaATTACTCGCGTTCGTTGTACTCGCGTTAACATCGAGCACAGTTCGTGCCATCCAGATTATCGAAAAATATCCGCACAGCGAGGAGAGCGATGCAG aaACTGATTCGATAGAATGTACAAGAGATACGTGGACTGATGTTAACAAGGCAAGGCATTTGGCAAAATGCAGACCACGTGAACGTTTGATTACTTTAAGGCCTGATCCCGGGTACGACTTGTATCCTAGCATGATCCTAGTGAACAGGTGCCATGGAGCCTGCCACCATACTTTGGAATGTCTTCccataaaaacgaaaaaaaaggaagtcATTGTGTACAAGACAAAGATAGATTATTATAAGCAGCAAGGTTTCACGTGCGATGTCGTTTACGTTGAAGAACACACAGAGTGCAG ATGCGGCTGCAAAGTGATGAAACGTCATTGCAAGGAGAACCAAGTGTACAACGAGCAGAATTGCTCGTGCGAGTGCAAGGACGAGAAAGCCATGCGCGACTGCAACAATCAGGAGAACATGATGTGGGACAAACGCGAGTGCAAGTGCAGCTGCACCAAAGAGGTGGAAGAATGCTCGACCGGATTAGAATGGGTTCCATCTTTGTGCAG ATGCGCCAAGGTGATGCCGTATTGGATGGAGAATAGTATGAATTACACATAG